The DNA sequence GGTGGCAAGGAAGTCTTCAAGGAAACGGGCGTCACCGGTGTGTGTGGCGCATATCAATACCACATTTAATAATACAATTGTAACCATTGCCGAGCCGGACGGTTCGGTGATCTGCTGGTCGTCGGCGGGCAAGGTCGGGTTCAAGGGTGCGAAGAAGGGGACACCCTATGCTGCCGGTCAGGCGGCAGAGAGCGCCGGCAAGGAGGCAGTGGCACTCGGGGTGCGCAAGGTTGAGGTTCAGGTGTGCGGACCCGGACCGGGCAGGGAGGCGGCGATCCGCTCACTGCAGAATGCCGGGCTGGACATCGTATCCATCCGCGATGTCACCCCGATTCCCCATAACGGATGCCGGCCGCCGAAGCAGCGCCGGGTGTGAGGTTTAATTGACTGTCAGGTGGAAAGGATTATAATCACAAACAGGTTATGGCAAGAGATATAGGACCTAAATGCAAGCGCTGTCGCCGGGCAAGGGAGAAGCTGTTCCTGCGCGGCAACAAGTGTATTTCGGATAGCTGTGTGCTGATGAAACGCGGAGAGGAGGCTGAGGGTGCGGCGCGACGCCGGATTTCTGCCTATGCGATTCAGCTGCGGGAGAAGCAGAAACTGCGGATGATGTATGGCATTCTGGAGACTCAGTTCCGGAACTATTTTGAGCGGGCAGCCAAGAGCCCGAATACCGCCGCCGCCCTGCTGACCCTGCTGGAGACCAGGCTGGATAATGTGGTCTTCCGGCTGGGGTTTGCCGATTCCCGTGCTCAGGCGCGGCAGCTGGTGCGCCACGGTCACATCACCGTTGACGGCCGGCGGGTAGACATTCCTTCCTATCAGGTGCGACCCGGTCAGGTGATTGCCGTCGGCAGTGAAAAGGGAAAAAAGCTGGTGAGTGCGATTGTCGCCGCCAAGGAACCAGGAGTGGTACCATGGCTGAGCGCAAATCATCAGCAGCTGACCGGACAGGTTCTCAGACTGCCGAATCAGGAGGATTTGAAGGATGTTCCATGTAATATGCAGTTAATCGTGGAGTTTTATTCAAAATGAGACTGAAACCTTTTATCATGCCGGAAAAGTATGAGCTGGAAGCCGCTACCGCTTCCGACAGTTACGGGAAATTTATCATTGCGCCGCTGGAACGGGGCTGGGGCACAACGATCGGAAATGCCCTGCGCCGGGCACTGCTTTCCTCCGTCCAGGGAGCAGCGGTTGTTGAGGTGCGGATTGACGGGGTGTCGCATGAGTTTACCACGATTGATGATGTGGTGGAGGATGTGCCGGAGATTATTCTGAATATCAAGAAGCTCCGGTTCCGACTCTGGTCCGAAACTCCGAAGCTGTGCCATCTCTATGCAAAAGGGAAGCGGGAATACTATGCCCGGGATATGACCGTGCCACCGGAGCTGGTGGTTGCCAATCCGGATCAGAAGATTCTCACGATTGCCGACAGCCGGAAGTCGCTGACGATTGAGATGATGGTGGAGAATGGCCGGGGTTATGTCCGGGCGGAGCGGTTGAAGCGGGGACGGACCGCGCCCGAAGGCACGATCTTTCTTGACGCTTTCTTCTCACCGGTGAAACGGGTGAATTACTGGGTTGAGAGTATGCGGGTCGGTGACCGGACCGATTTTGAACGGGTGATATGTGAGGTCTGGACCGATGCTACTGTGACCCCGGAGGAGGCGCTGATTCAGTCAGCAACGATTCTGCGGAATCACATGGCGGCGCTGATCCCGCAGGAGAAGGAGCCGGAGTTCATTCAGGAGGAGAAGGTTCTGAAAGATCAGGACCGGCTTGCAGAGCTGCTGGGGATGGATATCGATGAACTGGAGCTGTCTAACCGGGCGCTCAACTGTCTGAAGCGGGGCAGATCGAAGCGGACCGGCGAGCGGATTTCAATCCAGACCGTCGCCGATCTGGTGCAGAAGAGCGAACGGGAGATCATGGAAATTGAGAACTTCGGCCGGAAGTCACTCGAGGAGCTGAAGAAGGTGCTTGAGGATCTGGGGTTGACGCTGGGAATGGACATATCCGGTATCCCCGTGCGGACTCCAACCGGGGAGAATGAAGAGAAAGAGCAGGAGTAAAAGGAGCGGCTGTGCGACACGGTGATCGAGTGAAAAAACTAGGCAGAAAATATGAGCACCGGCGGGCGCTGATGCGGAATCTGATTGCCGCCCTGATCCGGTATGAGCGGATCCGGACTACGGTGGCGAAGGCGAAGGAGGCACGCCGCCACGCCGAGCGGCTGGTCCGGTTTGCGATATCCGGCACACTGGCAGACCGGCGACAGGTGGCAAGAATGGTTTCCGAACCGGCGCTGGTGCGCAAGCTGTTTAATGAGATTGCACCGCGGCTGGCGGACCGTCAGGGTGGATATACGCGGATTCACCGGCTTGGATACCGTCCCGGCGATTCCGCCGAGATGGCGTATCTTGAGTTTGTTGTGCGTTCGGAAAAGCCGGCTGCGGAGGAGAAGGAAAAGAAACAGCCGAAGAAGCAGAGGGAGACAAAGGCGAAGGGCGCTTCGAAGAAACCGGCAAAGAAGAAGGAGTCAGCATAAGCCGGGCCGGGTGATGCAGCGTAAACTGCTGAAGTCAAAGATTCAGGGGCTGAGGATTACCGGTAAGGAGCTGTATTACGAAGGCAGTCTGCAGGTAGATGCAGCCCTGCTGGAGGCTGCCGGAATTGTCCCGGGAGAGATGGTTCAGGTTGTTAATATAAATAACGGGGAACGGTTTGAAACTTATGTGATTCCGGCAGGCGCCGGTTCCGGGGTGTGCTGCCTCAAGGGAGCCGCTGCCCGGCTGGGTGAAGTTGGGGATCAGGTGATTGTGATGAGTATGGCTTATGTTGAGGAGAGTGAACTCAGTCGGCACCGGATCGTCCGGGTGAAGGTTGACGAGAACAACCGGATCATTAAAGAGGAAGCTGATGGCAAATAAGGGGAATTGCGCTCCCCTGATTTGCTTGATTGATCAGAATTATCCCATTATACTTGTTCTGATAATTACTCTCTTTTTTGCGGTTTCGGCTTGCCGGCCTTCTTCGGCAAAGGCGGAGGTTGAGGTTCCCAAGGTGAAGCTGGAGGTGCTTAATGGTGCGGGAGTGCACCGTCTGGGACGGGCAGTGGAGCGGGAGCTGCTCGCCCGAGGGTTCGATGTCTATCGGGTAGGTGATGTTGACAGCAGTTATGAACAGACGATGGTGGTGGATCTGCGGGACCCACAGGGAATGAACGCCCAAGCCATTGCCGCGGCGCTGGCGGTACGGAGAAAGCTTTTCTGGTTTTATCAGCCGGAGGTGAAACTTCCGCTCGTCCGGGTTGCGGTTGACTCCGGCAGTTTTTATGAGGTGCGATTGATTCTCGGCCGGGATTACCGGCAGTTTTTCCCGCAGGCAATGATTCTATACTGATGGCAGATTCAATGAAATTTGCCGAGCGGCTGGCAAGGCTGATTGATCGGAAACTGGGAGAGGATATTCTGATTCTGGATCTCCGGGCAGCATCGGCACTGGCTGATTTTTTTGTGATCACAACTGCAAATTCTGCGGTTCACGCTCAAGCGATCGCCAGGGCGCTTTTGGAAAAGAGCAAAAGCCGCGGTTTTACTTCTCCGCATCATGTGGAAGGAATGGACACGGCGCAGTGGATTCTGATTGATTATCTTGATGTGATTGTTCATATATTTCTCGGCGAAGTGCGGGAATTTTACGGGCTGGAACGGCTGTGGGGTGATGTGCCGCAGAAAAGGCTGGATAACCGGAAAAGATAGGCTCGGAGATATGGGCAGGAGTTTCAAAGGAGGTGTGATTTGAATTTAACATCATTGTTACGGGCGGACCGGATTAATCTGGAGCTGAAGAGTAAAAGGAAACCGGAGGTGCTGCGGGAGCTGGTGCTGATGATACGCAGTGGCGATACCGCGGAGCAGCTGCTGCAGACCTTGCAGAAGCGTGAAGAGCTGGGGTCAACCGGGATCGGCAGGGGGATTGCCATTCCCCACGGCAGGTCGCTCTTGCTGGATAAACTGGAGATTGCGGTTGGCAGGTCAACAAAGGGAGTGGAGTTTGATGCAATTGACAAAAAGCCGGTTCATCTCTTCTTTCTGGTAATGGCACCACCGCAGGACCCCGGCAACCAGTATCTCATTACTCTGGGCCGGATCGCCCTCGTGTGTCAGGAGCTGACGAAACGCCGGCAGCTGTTTGATCCGCAGACTCCGGAGGAGTTCATCGAACTGGTGCGCAGTCTTGAGGAGAAGGTGAAATGAACCCCAAGATCGAGGCGCTGCGATCGCTCGAGGAGTTCGATCATATTCTGCGGGATATTGAAAGTGATAAATATCCGGATGACAGTTTCAAGGGGTTGAAGGCATCAGAGCAGTTTATCAAGATTGCCGAAAAGGAGCGGGCAAAACTCACCAGAAAGATCGATCCGAAGGTGCTGGCGCAGTATGAGCGGATCATGAAACGATACGGGGGCCGGGTAGTGGTGCAGGTGATCAGGGAGTTCTGTGGCGGATGTTATATCCGGCTTCCCTCCGAGCTGGTGGTCAGGTGCCGGACAGAACTGGTCACCTGTCCCAACTGCGGACGGTTTCTGTACTGGGTTAAGTAATAACTGCTATCACAGCTGAGTGGTACATTTTCTTCTGTTAGTTGTTATCAATGCATTTGATTTTCTTCTGCTCAGCGGAACTGCCAGCGGCATTGGTGCGGGCACCGGGGTTGCCGACTGGCAACAGGCACTGATATATAATCCGGCACAGACGATGCCTTCCGAGCGGGCAGGACTGAGTATAGTCTATGCCCGTCCTTATGGCGTGCCGGAGTTGAACTGTGCGCGGTTAGGCGCCGGATACTCCATCAACCGTATAAATCTGAATGCCGGGATGCAGCTGCTGGGAATTGAAGGGTATGGGGAGTATGATTTTGGGGTGGGGCTCGGGCTGGCGATAACAGATGAAGTGATCACCGGAGTTGCGGTTCACGGACTGCTGATGAGGATGCCGACTGCAGGATGGTTGTTTGTGCCCGCTTTTGACGGGGGAATTTTATGGTCAATATCCAAGTTCCGCCTGGGAACGGCAGTTCAGAATTTCAACCGGCCCAAGTTTGATAATGGCGATGAGGTGCTACCCCGGCTGCGCGCCGGGGTTGCTTGGGAGCCGGTGGAACCGCTGCTGCTGGCGGTAGATTTTGGAAAACAGGGCGAAAGCGAGCGGTTACTGGCGGGGATTGAAGTCCGTATTTTTCCTGAATTAAAGTTGCGAGCCGGTATGGAAACCGCACCCTGGTGTATCCGTGCGGGGTGTGGGCTGAAATTCAAGCATCTGGGGATAGATTATGGATATCACTACCTGCCGGAGCTTGGGGGCACGCATATGATCGGTGTTAATTACACGTGGAATTAATTCTGATCTTTTTGTGCTGGGGAATTATTTCTCCGGAGCTGATTCCGGACTGGCCTGTTACTCCTGATGATGATGAAATCTATGAGCTGGTTGAAGACAGTATTGCCGGTGTTGAAAAACGGCCTGGCGCGGGGTTGCACAATTACCGTGCAGTCTGGCGTCTGAAGACAGAATCACTTGCGGAAGCACCGTTGTCATTGGGCAGTTTTCTGCGGCTGCAACTGCAGCGGGAAAATTGTGCTGGGGTTGTGGTCATAGAAAAGGATCCCGGTGAAACCGGCTGGGCCGATTTCTGGGGTGCTGGGTTGACATTCAGACATAACCGGTGGCGTTTTACTGCCGGCGATTATGTTCTGAACTTTGGCCGGGGACTGATTCTGGCTGGCCCCGGGGTTCGTTCCGGTTTCGCTCAGCTGGAGACGCTCCGCGATGATGTCCTCGCCCGTTCAGCCCAGGAGAATCGTAATTGGCGTGGACTGAGAGTAGATTATCAGACTGGAGGGCGGTTTCTATTTACATTTGCCGGCAGTTACACCCGGCGCGATGCTCAACTGAATCCGGATGGCACGGTTGCTAAACTGTTGTTTTCCGGTTATCACCGGGATTCGGCGGCTGTTGCCGCAAAGGGGAGTACCGGTCAGCTGTTAACCGGGGTGATTATGCAGCTGAAATTAAGTGATGTCTGTCGGGCAGGAGTAGCGGTAAATGGCACCCGTTATGATCGGATGCTGGTATCAGGGGATACGTTTTATTCATTTTCCGGACAGAATCTGGCCGCAGGAAGTATCTTTTGTGCGCTCGGCAGCTCCCGGCGCGGCGGCGAGATTGAGTTTGCCCGTTCCTTTCCCGGCGGTTTCGCCGGTGCCGTCCGGGTCAATCTCCACGAGCAGGGCTGGAATGTAGTGCTTAACGGTCTCTTAACCAGTGACCGGTTTTTCTCACCAGCAGGGCGCAGCCCCGTACTGACAAACCGGAAAGCAAGAGGTCAACTTACCGGCCGTCTGGGCTGGAGAAACAGAGGCCTGACCCTGCGGGTGGGCGGGAATACCTATTATGACTATCTGATGGATTCGATTCCTGCCCGGTTTGAGATTGCTGCCGGATACGAGTTCGGGAGATTTGGATTTGATATCAAAACAGCGAGAAAATTCCGCCTGGAACAGGAACGCTTCCGTGAGACCCGCCTTGAGCTGAAGTTTGAGATGCGTCAACTCGCGGTGTCGGTTTACGGTGGTGATGAATATCATGATTATTCTGTTTCCCGTGCCCGCGTCGCCGGTATCAACCTGAAATTGAATCTGAATCCGGTTGATCTGCGGCTGGCCGGCGCTGTTAGCTCGGTTCGCGGCACGGGAATTACATTTGCAGTTCCTGACCCCGGTGTGACGTACACAGAGGCAAGTTACAATTTTCGTTCTTCCGCAACGAGGCTTGCACTGGCGGCAGGAATAAAGCTGAGCAGAACGGTGAGGCTGGCAATCAAGTTGGGAATGACACATCACCGATGCTGGGATCAGGATTGGGCAATGCAGCTGGAGTTACTGAATTAGGATGTTGGATTATCATATTCATCCCGATTTTTCCCCTGATGCTCAGGGCAGTATCGAGCAGTTCTGCGGGCGGGCGGTAGCGATCGGAATGCAGGAAGTCTGTTTTACTACTCATTATGAGCCGGACCCCGTAAGGGCAGGGATTGAGCGGGTCATTGTTCAGGGTAATCCGGTGGCGGTTGATTCTGACTGGCCCGAACGCTACCTGGAAGAGATTGAACGGTGTCGCCGGCGGTTTCCAGAGTTGACAATTGTCTCGGGCGTAGAGGTGGGCTATGAACTGGGACTGGAGGGAAAGATTGCCGACTTTCTCAGCCGCTACCGGTTTGATTTCGTCCTGGGGGCAATACACTGTCTTGATCATGTGGCGATTACATCGCGGAAGGAACTTGATGATTTCCAGATGCGTTTAAAACCCCTTGGTGCCGGCTATCTTGCCCGGCGCTATTTTGAATATGTCCGGGCAGCTGCCGGTTCCCGGTTGTTTGACTGCCTGGCCCATCTTGATATCTGGAGAAAATATATCAGTTCCGGGATCGGTGCTGAATTTGAATCTGCAATTCAACCGTGGGTCACCCCGATGCTCGAGGCGATTGTCCGGAGCGGTGTGGGGCTGGAAATTAACACCTCCGCATTGCGTCGGGGAGATAGTGAACCTTATCCGGCAGCGGCGATCGTGTGGCAGGCAGTAAAGCTGGGGGTCCGGGTATTTACCCTCGGTTCGGACGCGCACCGCCCGGAGGAGCTGGGCGATGGCATAGACTGCGCTTATCAGCTGCTGAAAAGTTCCGGAATGAAGCCGGCCCGGTTTCGTGACCGTCAGCCCATTTATGATTAGTTAATCAATCTTGATTTTGCTCGGTATAACAGCCGTCTTGATTTGAAGGTAGTGCAGTTTAAAATTTAGTATGCGCCGGGGTGTCGTTGATCTGCCTCTGCATTCCGGCCACGCTCCGGGCTGGCTGTTTGAGCGCATGAAACGGCTGGTGCGCAGTGTGGCGGAAGCGATTGTCCTTGAGTTCGGGGCGCTTGAGCTTCTGCGCCGCCTTTCTGATCCGGTATGGTTTCAGAGTCTGGGATGTGTTGCTGGCTTTGACTGGCATTCGAGCGGTTTGACGACAACGGTGTGTGGTGCGCTGAAGGAGGGGATCAGAGGAATGGAGCGGGAGCTGGGAGTTTTTGTCTGTGGCGGCAAGGGGCGGGCATCACGCCGGACCCCGGAGGAGATCGGCTTTTTTGCTGAGCAGTTCAGCCTCGATGGTGATAAACTGATTCAGACCAGCAGGCTGGTAGCCAAAGTAGACAGCAGTGCCCTGCAGGACGGGTATCAGATTTACCATCATCTTTTTATCGGGACAATTGATGGAAATTGGGCGGTGATCCAGCAGGGAATGAATGAGGTAACGGGCTGGGCACGACGCTACCACTGGTTTTCGGAAGGTCTGGAAAGTTTTGTCGTCGAACCCCATACCGGCATTGCCGGCCCTGCCGGAGGCACGGTGCTGAATCTGACCGCACGCGAGGCAGAATCTGCCCGGGAAACTGCGACGTTTATTGCCCGACAATTTCCCGGCAAGACGATTAAAGAATTCATGCAGATAAGACTGCCAGCCCGGCATCCAGTTTCGATCCAGGATATTTCGCCCGATTATCTTAAAAAGGTGCTGATAAAAACTTACGAACAGCCACCAGCCGATTTTGCCTCACTGCTGCTGGTTCCGGGTGTGGGTCCGAAGACCGTCCGGGCGCTGGCACTGGTTGCCGATGTGATTTACGGCGCCCCGCTGTCCTTCCGGGATCCGGTAACCTATACCTTTGCCCACGGTGGTAAGGATGGTTATCCCTATCCTGTAAACCGGAGTGAATATGATCGGTCTCTTTTATTTCTAGAGAAGGGAATAAAGGAAGCACGAATCGGGCGCCGGGAAAAGCTGGAGGCACTACGACGGCTGGAGCAGTGGTCAAGGATGCTGGTGAAGACGATATGAACGGAGTTCGAAAGTTTTTTCCGGATGAGTTCTGCCGCCGGTATGAACAGTTTATTCCCGATTTCGATCTATTTCTGGAGGCGATGCTTACCCCATTACCCAAGGTTTTCCGTGTTAACACACTCAAGGCAGAACCGGAGGAGGTAATGCCGTTACTCGCGGAGCTTGATCCCGAGCCTCTGCCTTACCTGCAATTTGCATATACGGTCAGGAATGGCCGGGGTTTGGGGAGACAGCTGGCGCATTTTCTGGGTTTGATTTACATTCAGGAAGCGGCGTCAATGATTCCACCGGTGGTTCTTGATCCTCGGCCCGGTGACAAGGTTCTGGATCTGGCAGCTGCTCCAGGGTCAAAGACTACGCAGATGGCGGCGCTGATGAAAAATCGGGGGCTGATTATCGCCAATGATCTCTCTCTTGAACGGCTTCGGGGACTGATCGGAAATATTGACCGTATGGGCTGTCTTAATGTTGTGGTCTGTCGGGCGGACGGAATTGTACTTGGCCGGAAGCTTACCGCCAGTTGCGACCGCGTCCTGGTAGATGCACCGTGTTCGTCTGAAGGAACGATCAGGAAGACTGAGGAGGCGTTGCGACGCTGGTCGGTGCAGGGGATTGCGAATTTCAGCCGAGTGCAGAAGGGGTTGATTTGTGCTGGATATCAGGCCCTGAGACCCGGCGGACAGATGGTCTATTCGACCTGCACAATCGCACCGGAGGAAAACGAAGCGGTGGTTGCTTATCTGCTGAAGAGATTTCCCGAAGCCGAAATTCTGCCCGTAGAGCTTGATAATTTCGTCATGAGACCGGCATTGACAGAATGGGAGGGAGATACTTTTCCATCAGCAATAAGACGCTGTCGCCGGATTCTCCCTCAGGATAATAATACCGAGGCGTT is a window from the candidate division WOR-3 bacterium genome containing:
- the panD gene encoding aspartate 1-decarboxylase, which codes for MQRKLLKSKIQGLRITGKELYYEGSLQVDAALLEAAGIVPGEMVQVVNINNGERFETYVIPAGAGSGVCCLKGAAARLGEVGDQVIVMSMAYVEESELSRHRIVRVKVDENNRIIKEEADGK
- a CDS encoding DNA-directed RNA polymerase subunit alpha, whose product is MRLKPFIMPEKYELEAATASDSYGKFIIAPLERGWGTTIGNALRRALLSSVQGAAVVEVRIDGVSHEFTTIDDVVEDVPEIILNIKKLRFRLWSETPKLCHLYAKGKREYYARDMTVPPELVVANPDQKILTIADSRKSLTIEMMVENGRGYVRAERLKRGRTAPEGTIFLDAFFSPVKRVNYWVESMRVGDRTDFERVICEVWTDATVTPEEALIQSATILRNHMAALIPQEKEPEFIQEEKVLKDQDRLAELLGMDIDELELSNRALNCLKRGRSKRTGERISIQTVADLVQKSEREIMEIENFGRKSLEELKKVLEDLGLTLGMDISGIPVRTPTGENEEKEQE
- the rpsK gene encoding 30S ribosomal protein S11, giving the protein MARKSSRKRASPVCVAHINTTFNNTIVTIAEPDGSVICWSSAGKVGFKGAKKGTPYAAGQAAESAGKEAVALGVRKVEVQVCGPGPGREAAIRSLQNAGLDIVSIRDVTPIPHNGCRPPKQRRV
- the rpsD gene encoding 30S ribosomal protein S4, whose amino-acid sequence is MARDIGPKCKRCRRAREKLFLRGNKCISDSCVLMKRGEEAEGAARRRISAYAIQLREKQKLRMMYGILETQFRNYFERAAKSPNTAAALLTLLETRLDNVVFRLGFADSRAQARQLVRHGHITVDGRRVDIPSYQVRPGQVIAVGSEKGKKLVSAIVAAKEPGVVPWLSANHQQLTGQVLRLPNQEDLKDVPCNMQLIVEFYSK
- the rsfS gene encoding ribosome silencing factor → MADSMKFAERLARLIDRKLGEDILILDLRAASALADFFVITTANSAVHAQAIARALLEKSKSRGFTSPHHVEGMDTAQWILIDYLDVIVHIFLGEVREFYGLERLWGDVPQKRLDNRKR
- a CDS encoding RsmB/NOP family class I SAM-dependent RNA methyltransferase — encoded protein: MNGVRKFFPDEFCRRYEQFIPDFDLFLEAMLTPLPKVFRVNTLKAEPEEVMPLLAELDPEPLPYLQFAYTVRNGRGLGRQLAHFLGLIYIQEAASMIPPVVLDPRPGDKVLDLAAAPGSKTTQMAALMKNRGLIIANDLSLERLRGLIGNIDRMGCLNVVVCRADGIVLGRKLTASCDRVLVDAPCSSEGTIRKTEEALRRWSVQGIANFSRVQKGLICAGYQALRPGGQMVYSTCTIAPEENEAVVAYLLKRFPEAEILPVELDNFVMRPALTEWEGDTFPSAIRRCRRILPQDNNTEAFFVALIRKPDDVAS
- the rplQ gene encoding 50S ribosomal protein L17, translating into MRHGDRVKKLGRKYEHRRALMRNLIAALIRYERIRTTVAKAKEARRHAERLVRFAISGTLADRRQVARMVSEPALVRKLFNEIAPRLADRQGGYTRIHRLGYRPGDSAEMAYLEFVVRSEKPAAEEKEKKQPKKQRETKAKGASKKPAKKKESA
- a CDS encoding DUF763 domain-containing protein: MRRGVVDLPLHSGHAPGWLFERMKRLVRSVAEAIVLEFGALELLRRLSDPVWFQSLGCVAGFDWHSSGLTTTVCGALKEGIRGMERELGVFVCGGKGRASRRTPEEIGFFAEQFSLDGDKLIQTSRLVAKVDSSALQDGYQIYHHLFIGTIDGNWAVIQQGMNEVTGWARRYHWFSEGLESFVVEPHTGIAGPAGGTVLNLTAREAESARETATFIARQFPGKTIKEFMQIRLPARHPVSIQDISPDYLKKVLIKTYEQPPADFASLLLVPGVGPKTVRALALVADVIYGAPLSFRDPVTYTFAHGGKDGYPYPVNRSEYDRSLLFLEKGIKEARIGRREKLEALRRLEQWSRMLVKTI
- a CDS encoding LytR C-terminal domain-containing protein, with protein sequence MANKGNCAPLICLIDQNYPIILVLIITLFFAVSACRPSSAKAEVEVPKVKLEVLNGAGVHRLGRAVERELLARGFDVYRVGDVDSSYEQTMVVDLRDPQGMNAQAIAAALAVRRKLFWFYQPEVKLPLVRVAVDSGSFYEVRLILGRDYRQFFPQAMILY
- a CDS encoding histidinol-phosphatase HisJ family protein, which encodes MLDYHIHPDFSPDAQGSIEQFCGRAVAIGMQEVCFTTHYEPDPVRAGIERVIVQGNPVAVDSDWPERYLEEIERCRRRFPELTIVSGVEVGYELGLEGKIADFLSRYRFDFVLGAIHCLDHVAITSRKELDDFQMRLKPLGAGYLARRYFEYVRAAAGSRLFDCLAHLDIWRKYISSGIGAEFESAIQPWVTPMLEAIVRSGVGLEINTSALRRGDSEPYPAAAIVWQAVKLGVRVFTLGSDAHRPEELGDGIDCAYQLLKSSGMKPARFRDRQPIYD
- a CDS encoding C4-type zinc ribbon domain-containing protein, with protein sequence MNPKIEALRSLEEFDHILRDIESDKYPDDSFKGLKASEQFIKIAEKERAKLTRKIDPKVLAQYERIMKRYGGRVVVQVIREFCGGCYIRLPSELVVRCRTELVTCPNCGRFLYWVK
- a CDS encoding PTS sugar transporter subunit IIA, with amino-acid sequence MNLTSLLRADRINLELKSKRKPEVLRELVLMIRSGDTAEQLLQTLQKREELGSTGIGRGIAIPHGRSLLLDKLEIAVGRSTKGVEFDAIDKKPVHLFFLVMAPPQDPGNQYLITLGRIALVCQELTKRRQLFDPQTPEEFIELVRSLEEKVK